TCAGCACTAACCAACACGTTTAATGTTTTTACATTTATACTAAATATGACCCACGTACCTAGATCCTTTTTTATGTTGGCTTAAGTGTCTCCATTGCTTCCTCTTTCATTGCTTTAGAAGGGGCCGGGCGGGTGACCCAGATTAGATTACAAAACTTACTAGAAAGAAAATTTGGTCTTCACTAAGGTAACAAGCTGCTAGCACTATATATTGTTGTGGCATAAATAGATAAGGTATGTTTGTGAATTCTTTTGGAAGATCAGAAAGCCATATAAGGTAGATGGAAAATATAAAGGAATGAGAGAATCATATcattctttttgtcaaaaatggTTCTCTTGTTTCATAGGAAATATTAAGTCATTTTATCTTGTAAGATCGATCTAATGTGTCTTTCATACCTTCATGACGAAGACTTCGTCACGAGGTCTCATTGAAACCATTGGTCGATGAACAtgatttatttatctattaggTGATAATGATCAACCTTCCAAACCAAGGATGGATCTATAACTGGGGCAGCGGGTCAGCTTCTCTTACTTCAATTTTGatagaatataatcttttagcatttaaatggtatatttataatttttttctcaaaataagaaaaactgAATGggaaatacatataaatattatctTCATTGTCATTGTTTAGAAGTCATTGGTCATCGAAACATTTTCATTGGAACAATAAAAAAACTGTTTTAATctttaataatcataatatttatgtataaaagatatatatccaAACTAATTaccctaataaaaaattatatttttcaggTTTCCTATATTATGATTGTATAagtttcatttaataagacctcTTGTACGAAAAATGTGGTgtgtatttattaaaaataactagTATTTTTTGAATTTGAGCGTTACACTTGATGTGGAGAACGGAATTATTTTGAGTGTCCATTTTCTAACCTCGAGCTAGgctccaatttttttttacattctcatatacgactcttataagtatgacaaacaacttttaaaattgtaCAAAAATTTTTTTGGCTCCGTCTTTGTTCCAAACGCCAAAGTATAGTCTAATTTTGATGGAATAATGACGTCTTGGTGTTTAGATAATGGTCTGTTTAGCCCTTATACATTTTTGTTGGCTTTCATTACTTCTATTCACATATACTGATATGTTTCAGCATTCAAGAAGATGCGAGGAAGTGGATCTTTTAAGAGTTACAATTGTCGGAGCTCAGAAAACTCCGTATCATGATGGTCTCTTCTTTTTTGATGTGGCTTTCCCAAAGAAGTATCCTAAAAGAGAGCCTGtatattaactttttctttGATCTTTTATACATCCACACATTcaaagagatatatatatatatatatacatgtatatgtgTGTACTATATGTGTATACAGGTTAACTTATTTGGCAAGTGTTCTCCTTTTCTTTCGGGATGTAAAGTATGACTCCTGTGGTCTCAGAATTAATACAAATTTGCTAGATTGTGGTGCTGTTAGATTGGATTTATTTAACAAAACTGGCGATAATAAGTGGGAGTTCACGGACATGTGGGTGCCTGGCACTTCGACTATGCTCCAGCTTCTTgtgtttttacaaaaactcTTGAACGAAAAAACCGTTTTTCAACTATGGTAGTAGTTTCAGCTGGACAAACACTCTGAAGAATGAAATTTCGTCGATTATGTACAACGAGTGTATCTTTGTCAAATCACTAAAAACAATGGTTTATATCATGCATAAGCCACCCCAGGTAAGATTTCAAGGTTATTTTCATTCATCATATTGTTCGGTTTCTGTTTGTGTTTTACTTATTTAGACACTGGTGCTGATATAACGAGTTTGATGAACAATGTATGCAGAACTTTGAGGATTTGGTGGTTGGTCATTTTCGTGAGCGTGCTTGTGACAtcttaaaggcatgtaaagcaTACAAGGATGGTTTGCAAGTTGGGTCTAATGTGAGTGGGGATGATTGCAAATTCGGAGCTAACTcaatcatttttatgaatgatttaaATTCATGCTTCAAACCTCTTGCAGCcgcttttaataaaattggagcaGGGGAGGTAGCTGATGAGTTTTTTCACCtatgttgaataaaaattgtTTGCCCCTGTATAAATCAGTTTAGGTCAAGTTGTTTTCTGATCTAAGTAGATTAAATATGCATGTTGAAATTTTCTTGGGTAATTGTTTGCTCCTTGGAAATATTCTCGATGTGGATTAGTTACTCGGGTATTTACTTATGAAGTTTATACAAGTAAAAGCGCACATCTTAAACACGTCTAGTAATTTGGTGGACAGTTTTAAGATGCTTGTTATCAGTCTCATTCAGGTTAAAAGGATGATCCTAGATGTACTGGTTATGCTGGTTATTTTTTGTCGATTTCAATTGCTAGACGCGCCATAAGAAACAGAACACCATTCTGTTCGCTGCCTTGTCTGTGATGAAGACCTTGAAAACGGATGCACTTATCTTCATTACATCATCCATAACTGCTATGCATATCTGGATGACTGGATTGATAATACTATACTTACTATTTGGCAATTGGCATATTAGAACTTTAGAAGCAATGTCTTTTGGGTTAAAATAATTTGGGTCTTGCCACTCCTGAAATAAAATTGCTTGGGCCTTGACTCTGTATCAACTGGCctgtttatttatattctttagtTAAAAAGGGaagtataataataactaaattaattaaacttGTTTCATAAATATAATTGAAATACATAGGAAGATTGAATATCAAGCGAACCTAGTCAACCTATTAATTGACTCGAAATCTAATTTGTTAGGTGAAAATACCAAGTCCGCTAAGCAATCGAATGACACTTTCGTTCTTTGAAACATCTTACTGTTAAGGCAATTTGGGCTGGTTCCAAATTCTGATATTATTAAGGGATTTTGTTTATTAGTGTAGTGAATTTTTGAAACAAATGCTTGAATcgattatctaccaatatactaataCAGGATTATGATATTATTTGATCGACATGTGGCTTTTCCCTTAAGtgacacgtgtctttttaaaattttaatttaaattagttaatctTATCATTTATACTTGCCTTCGAATGATTATCTCTTTTGATTGGAAACATATACATACTCaaatacaatataattttttatattaaatggaATTAGATACTCGGTATAATGTGTTCCGTATGATCGATCAAAAGGTTTTAAAGTTACATATCTTATTTATCCATGTACTAACCTAACTAAACGTTAAGAATTATAAAACTACATGAATCATGTTTCACCATCACGATTTTAGGTTAGGTGATACCTTAACCAATATCAAATGTAATCAGAAATCTTGATCAATTATGATATATGTTTCTCATTATTATACTACAGTTAGCTAATCAAATACATGTAGTAGAGAACGctcaaatattattttctttgcAAAAAGTACTATACAATATAAATTGTAAATTCCGTACattgtacgggtattaggactagttagACCATATACAGCAACTTTCTTGTGCTGGAACTTTAGCTCGtaagtatagaagtatagtACGCACTTCTTTTTTAGAGATTTGGTTCGTAGTTATTTAAAGAATTCTTTAGATTCAAGGAGATGTGCAATATTTTACGGTATTCTAAAATGGTTTTATATACTTAAATGCCTAGAAACCTAATCGATGTGACAACGTTTACGCTAGTTGTGTCGATAACTTACTTTTGGTCCTTCATGTACTAGCAAATAAACATCTAAGTTGATTGAGTAGGTGATCTAATATTAAGAACCAACCGTTTTCATTAACTTTGTAGCGACCACCACCTCACAAGTCACAATCGAACTGATTCTGGATTATATACATAGTTGTATATGCACATATATGTAACTGCAATCGACGAATCTAGACGTTTTGTGCTTTACTGCTTTTACAAACATCACTCAAATATGCAGGATCAAGTACAAAATGTAAATACAATAATCATCAGCTTTAGAAACATATTTATCAAGATTCTTCCAACACATGAGTTTAATtaatttcatcttcttcttgaaagcataactgaGTACAAATTAAAAGTAATGTTCCAAACTTAAGCCAGAAGAATCACGACTCACGAGAGCGTATTATGCTTGCGCGCATTCGTGATATTCTTTGAAACTcccatacatatataatcagGCATCAATACCATGGCAAAAAGCAGCAAAATGCTTTGTATTAATGCAGACTCTTTTGCTTCTATACATGGCAaagagtttttcttttttagattcTAAAGCCTGATTACTACTAAATAGATATTATTCCTGTTTTCTCAACTCCTTTTTGAGCAACACTTTTCCCCTTTCTATCTATTGTTTCATTTGAACACCCGTCGCTGATTTGCTTTTATAATGTTCTTGTCTTAGGTTGATCTCGACGGTTTGTGTCATTTATAATCGAATGGTCAGGATTACTCGTCGAATACTGCTAGATCGTAGTCCCTTTGGTATAAATAGTGTTGCCAATCTAATATATAGTTCATGGGGTCCATTTATTCGATACAATATCAAGATCAAAAGCTATCAAACGAAGttgaattaatcattttcacaatatatgtttatatcCTTTCATTCTACAATGCTTTTTCAATTCAATGGATTTCCAACCTGGCTGTATTATCATTTTCGTCCCATAAAAACGTTGATAGATCGAATTGGCATCTTCTTACCAATGATATTTCACATCTATCAGTTTGCAAAGTTTTAACACTAAATTGACAATTTTGTTTTAAGCCACGGACGACATCTTAAGCAGTGATATAAAAGAAAcaacttatatatttaataatttaaaaccaaaagtgAAACATCATTAATTTGCAGTGTAGTGTCATAGATCaactaaaactatatatatgtaataaaagtaCAACATGTATGAAGTCTAAGTAATGACAATATTATCCTTGCTACATGTCACagtgttaaaataaaaattaaatcgTTCTAACAAATACTTAAACTTGAAAAATACGTGCCGAATTTTATACAAAGAGATCTAATATGTACAAAACACAATTTTGTCACACATTGTCAGAAAGTAGAAACAATATCTCTACTTTAAGATAAATACATAATTGTCTATATTttctactttttatttttatatatagtgtgTAATTTACACACACAACATTTATTGTGTAGGTATTAAATCTTACCCCAAAATTCAGAAACAGAAGAAAAGATTGATTTGTGTAGTGAAATAAATGTTGTGTTTATGATGTTTTTTTCCTTCTTGATTTTAAAGTTATTTAACAAGATGTATGTTTTGTTtgactaaaataaaaaaggtaaagaAAAACAGGCTTCTCTTTTGCTAGCTGTTTGCCAAAGCACACATGGAAGGGGCCACCTCcctttataacatttcaccatTGGGCTATTCTAGAATGGGTCCAGGTTTAAAGGGGTAAAAATGACTTTGCTTGCTTTGGCCCCCTTTTAATGTTGTTCTTTCCTaatcacttttatatttttcttttgttattataCTTTTGATGTGTTTTTGTGTGACTAAAATGCCCCTTGGACATCTGCTAGATGCAAATTCCTTGCCATCACTTTCAAATATCTTCTCAAATTTGTTTATAGTTCCTTAAAGGTAAAGTAATACCAATTTAATTGCTGCTATCATTTGAGGTAAAACATGTCATATTCTGAGAATATCTTCAAGAAATGAATctaattattcttattattttagATGAAATAAAATATGCATAAACAATTTTAAAGTGTCATTGAGATGTAGCCCAACTAGACATTTAATGTTCCTTATGTCTTTCAGTCAAATTTTAATTATGGATTCAAAACCGTTAAAAGGCATATTGAGAAGTCTTTGTCAATGAGATGGAGCATGGGGGTCTTCTCTAGCATTAACAAGTTTCCTCTAGAACGGTAGTGAtacttccaccgccagtcatgccctcggattgactgtacCGGTGatgtggtcgatctctaccagacgaaaagatatatatatatatatataaatattaaaacagtagttaaccgaaTGATTCTAAAACATCCTTAActtaaaactattttataaCATTGTCACATAAGCTTTAATCCTATGTGTCccaataatttaattatgaaaaaaaaaatgaaataaaactaaaaactcAGGATACTATCTAACGtttgatattttttgttttaggcAATTTTGTTTCCctactttaattatattattaatattaatcatATAATTAGGAATGCGGTGTTACCTActagaaaaatacatattttttcaCTTATTCAATTCATTGTAATTTTAATCtggtttttatttatctttaaagtttttcaatttttacgAGTATTGTTATTTTATGATGTAAACTTCATTaaagtattttatttcaatGAGTATGAATGTATTATGAAATTCTAATGGATTAAATGTCAGTTTGCAAAAATAATAGATTGTTATGATCTTCCATTACATtacaatataatttaattttttgcgtgaatgaagtataatatgtgttatattaaataacaataatcataattacttattaatcaattaatatttaaataataacagttatactttgaatttatatatttcaatatatacaaacatttcCATTACcgataaatatagatttatgtatatatgcttCAAATACAAGTTataattgttaaaagttattatttatactcatataatataactaaacaacATGAACAACTTTTTTAAACAGCCGCACATCGTATGGGTAAAAGACCAATATTGCGTgaatgaagtataatatgtgttatattaaataataattattataattacttattaatcaattaatagttaaataataacagttatacttcaaatttatatatttcaatatatacaaacatttcAATTACCGATAAATATAGATTTACGTATATATGCTTCAAATACAAGTTataattgttaaaagttattatttatactcatataatataactaaacaacataaacaacttttttaaacagccgcacatcgtgcgggtaaaagacctagtatatatatatatactagatgttttacccgcacgatgtgcggttattaaatttattttttgaaaataattttgacacggataataaaaagaattggtttactgataaaaaatttatttataaattaccgAGTATAATTTATATGTGTGAATAACAAACAAACTTACATGCTAATAATTTTATTGAACCTGATTAAGTTGACtatacatgtaaaaatctaaataatatatatattttttttgtcaaaatcaaaCAATGGCCATAAAAAATTCCATAAAccccaaaatagtttattaatatttatatttgatgagaatttattaaaatatctttgccatatatagaatttttagaattcattaaatatgtttaaataagataattatta
The sequence above is drawn from the Erigeron canadensis isolate Cc75 chromosome 4, C_canadensis_v1, whole genome shotgun sequence genome and encodes:
- the LOC122598509 gene encoding putative ubiquitin-conjugating enzyme E2 38 — encoded protein: MYNECIFVKSLKTMVYIMHKPPQNFEDLVVGHFRERACDILKACKAYKDGLQVGSNVSGDDCKFGANSIIFMNDLNSCFKPLAAAFNKIGAGEVADEFFHLC